A window of Clostridioides sp. ES-S-0010-02 genomic DNA:
CCAATATAACTTTGAAATAAAATCATCAAAGTAAAAAGTATAAATCCCTCACTCCTTTCAGCTACACCAGCTTGATAATAAAATGATTTCATACCTTTTTTATCAGTTAAGGCCCCAACAGTTAAAAATATAGTCATTGACATAAGAATACTACTTAAAAGAATCATTAGATTTAACCTTACATCAATCATCTTCAAGCCAAATACTAAAATCATACTTATTTCTACTATTCTGTCAAAAGTAATATCCATTAATGTTCCAAATAAGGATGTTTTATTACTACTTCTCGCCATATCACCATCTACAGCATCTAGGTATCCTGAAACCCATAATGTAATTATTGCTAGCACTTTCATATCGAGATATATAAATAAAGACGTAGATATTCCAACTATAAGTGCTATTATTGTCACGTTATTTGGAGTTAATTTAAGTTTTAAAAAGAACTCTGCTCCTTTGATTATAAATGGCTCTACATATTTTCTTGCATGTGTATCTAACATATTATTTCCTTTCATTAGCTTATATACTTTTTATGGGAATTTATTAAGTTTCTATATTCATCTTCTTTGCTACTTCTATTCCTTTATACCTTGTACTCCATTTTTTAATAGATGATGTTTTTTTCTGGGTTAATTTATTTTTGTTTATAACATCAACATCAAAA
This region includes:
- a CDS encoding CDP-alcohol phosphatidyltransferase family protein codes for the protein MLDTHARKYVEPFIIKGAEFFLKLKLTPNNVTIIALIVGISTSLFIYLDMKVLAIITLWVSGYLDAVDGDMARSSNKTSLFGTLMDITFDRIVEISMILVFGLKMIDVRLNLMILLSSILMSMTIFLTVGALTDKKGMKSFYYQAGVAERSEGFILFTLMILFQSYIGTIANLFSIVVLFTAVQRLLEAKKIL